The following coding sequences lie in one Sesamum indicum cultivar Zhongzhi No. 13 linkage group LG9, S_indicum_v1.0, whole genome shotgun sequence genomic window:
- the LOC105169973 gene encoding uncharacterized protein C227.17c, whose amino-acid sequence MSSGKEEDAGPRRRLSCTKYFDALWFCYSPVHQMQQYYRLGALDNCSGKWSALYDCLALKTKRASEVEEILLSREKSEHHIWSFRSPTEARAHWQKLFGHLDDQD is encoded by the exons ATGAGCTCAGGGAAGGAAGAAGACGCCGGGCCGCGGCGCCGATTGTCGTGCACCAAATACTTTGACGCGCTCTGGTTTTGCTATT CTCCAGTCCATCAGATGCAGCAATACTATCGGCTTGGTGCCCTTGACAATTGTTCTGGAAAGTGGAGTGCACTTTATGATTGTTTGGCTCTCAAAACGAAAAGAGCTTCTGAAGTTGAG GAGATTTTATTGAGTCGTGAGAAATCCGAGCATCATATATGGTCTTTCCGGTCCCCAACGGAAGCGAGAGCTCATTGGCAAAAACTCTTTGGACATTTGGATGATCAAGACTAG